One genomic window of Arthrobacter sp. KBS0703 includes the following:
- the ybeY gene encoding rRNA maturation RNase YbeY, whose translation MSIEVNNESGVPVDEAQLVALSRFIFEQLYIHPQAELSILLVDEPAMEKLHIELMDEPGSTDVLSVPMDELTPGTPDKPTPQGMLGDIAICPQVAEVQARTAGHSTQDEMLLLTTHGILHLLGYDHAEPEEKAEMFGLQRELLAAFTGKEAPAETTQ comes from the coding sequence ATGAGCATTGAGGTAAACAACGAATCGGGCGTCCCCGTGGACGAAGCGCAGCTGGTGGCGCTGTCCCGGTTCATCTTCGAACAGCTGTACATTCATCCCCAGGCCGAGTTGTCCATCCTGCTGGTGGACGAGCCCGCCATGGAAAAGCTGCACATCGAACTCATGGACGAGCCCGGCTCCACAGACGTGCTCTCCGTGCCGATGGATGAGCTGACGCCCGGAACCCCGGACAAGCCCACCCCGCAGGGGATGCTTGGCGACATCGCGATCTGCCCGCAGGTTGCCGAGGTCCAGGCCCGCACCGCCGGCCACTCCACGCAGGACGAGATGCTGCTGCTGACGACGCACGGAATCCTGCACCTGCTCGGCTATGACCACGCCGAACCCGAAGAGAAGGCAGAAATGTTCGGCCTGCAGCGTGAGCTGCTCGCGGCGTTCACCGGCAAAGAAGCTCCCGCCGAGACCACGCAGTGA
- the hrcA gene encoding heat-inducible transcriptional repressor HrcA: protein MSEPRKLEVLRAIVEDYVHSREPVGSKALVERHHLGVSSATIRNDMAALEDEGLITAPHTSAGRIPTDKGYRLFVDQISAVKPLSQAERRAIQSLLEGSEDLDDVLDRTARLLSQLTNQVAVVQYPHLSRAVVRHIEFVLLAPRKVLIVLIADSGKVEQRVIDVGQELGEDALSDLRTRFLAGVGGTPLIMLPQHLAAVLAGCGPDQRRAAVALSRALEALAHSSREDRMVMAGTANLARSNVDFPLSIGPVLEALEEQVVMLRLLSDMAQDPRGVAVSIGRENPYDGLAEASVVATGYGPNASAKVGILGPTRMDYPTTMAAVRAVARYLSRILGP, encoded by the coding sequence ATGAGCGAACCACGCAAGCTCGAGGTGCTGCGCGCCATTGTCGAGGACTACGTCCATTCCCGGGAACCCGTCGGATCAAAAGCCTTGGTTGAACGCCACCATCTGGGCGTTTCCAGCGCCACTATCCGCAACGACATGGCTGCGCTGGAGGATGAGGGACTCATCACGGCACCGCACACCAGCGCCGGAAGGATCCCCACCGATAAGGGCTACCGGCTCTTCGTGGACCAGATCTCGGCTGTCAAACCGCTGTCCCAGGCGGAGCGCCGCGCCATCCAGTCGCTGCTGGAGGGATCTGAGGACCTCGACGACGTCCTTGACCGGACTGCCAGGCTCCTGTCCCAGCTGACCAACCAGGTCGCCGTCGTGCAGTACCCCCACCTGAGCCGTGCCGTGGTGCGCCATATCGAATTCGTGCTGCTGGCCCCCCGCAAGGTCCTGATCGTCCTGATCGCCGACAGCGGCAAGGTTGAGCAGCGGGTCATCGACGTCGGCCAGGAACTGGGGGAGGACGCCCTGTCCGACCTGCGGACGCGGTTCCTCGCAGGCGTCGGCGGGACACCCCTGATCATGCTCCCGCAGCACCTTGCCGCTGTGCTGGCAGGCTGCGGGCCTGACCAGCGCCGGGCCGCCGTCGCCCTCAGCAGGGCTCTTGAAGCCCTCGCCCACAGCAGCCGGGAGGACCGGATGGTTATGGCGGGAACCGCCAACCTCGCGCGGTCCAACGTGGACTTCCCGCTCAGCATCGGGCCCGTCCTGGAAGCGCTCGAAGAGCAGGTGGTCATGCTCCGGCTCCTCAGCGACATGGCGCAGGACCCCCGGGGGGTTGCCGTCAGCATCGGCCGGGAGAATCCCTATGACGGACTCGCCGAGGCTTCGGTGGTAGCCACCGGCTACGGCCCCAACGCCAGCGCCAAGGTCGGGATCCTTGGCCCCACCCGCATGGACTACCCCACCACCATGGCCGCCGTACGCGCGGTGGCCCGTTACCTTTCGAGGATCCTGGGCCCGTGA
- a CDS encoding hemolysin family protein, with the protein MTSFLLVCMALVFLGAAALLTAAEAAFSFLPRHDAEQALLKSRGNALRRILAQPMTHMRALRFWRIWFETASAVAVAVLLYSLLANVWLAGLAATGIMAVLGFVIVGVSPRQLGRSHSAAVVLFSAPLIGFLARVLGPIPGWLVRLGSSVAPGAPGGDESFFSEEEFREFVDRATESDVIEDNEAELIQSVFDFGDTLVRAVMVPRTDILTIDAGSSLHRAMSLFLRSGYSRMPVIGENTDQILGIIYLKDVAAVLHGLRPDEEPPVVDALAREVRYVPDSKPVSDLLRELQKESTHVAIVIDEYGGTAGLVTLEDLIEEIVGEIVDEYDTESAEATELGDGTYRVSARMSIDDLGELFDIELDDDEVDTVGGLLAKALGRVPIVGSTVEVDGVTLRAERLEGRRNRVSHIIAAAAPKVDTDLEDLLDEAESMQQGVPREQAE; encoded by the coding sequence GTGACCTCCTTTCTCCTCGTCTGCATGGCGCTGGTGTTCCTCGGCGCCGCAGCGCTGCTGACGGCGGCCGAAGCCGCGTTCAGCTTCCTTCCGCGGCACGACGCCGAACAGGCGCTCCTGAAGAGCCGCGGCAACGCGCTCCGCAGGATCCTGGCCCAGCCCATGACGCATATGCGGGCCCTCCGTTTCTGGCGCATCTGGTTCGAGACCGCGTCCGCGGTGGCCGTTGCTGTTCTCCTCTACAGCCTCCTGGCAAATGTGTGGCTTGCCGGCCTCGCGGCGACGGGAATCATGGCCGTCCTCGGCTTCGTGATCGTCGGCGTGTCACCCCGGCAGCTGGGCCGTTCGCACTCGGCCGCAGTGGTGCTTTTTTCGGCTCCGCTCATCGGGTTCCTGGCCCGCGTCCTGGGACCGATCCCTGGCTGGCTCGTCAGGCTGGGCAGCTCCGTGGCCCCCGGTGCGCCGGGCGGCGATGAGTCCTTCTTCAGCGAAGAGGAATTCCGTGAGTTCGTGGACCGGGCCACGGAATCGGACGTGATCGAGGACAACGAAGCGGAGCTCATCCAGTCCGTGTTCGACTTCGGTGACACCCTGGTCCGGGCCGTCATGGTCCCGCGGACCGACATCCTGACCATCGATGCCGGCTCCAGCCTGCACCGCGCCATGTCCCTGTTCCTCCGCTCCGGTTACTCCAGGATGCCCGTCATCGGGGAGAACACGGACCAGATCCTGGGGATTATCTACCTCAAGGATGTGGCCGCAGTCCTGCACGGCCTGCGCCCTGACGAGGAACCGCCGGTTGTGGACGCGCTGGCCCGCGAGGTGCGGTACGTGCCGGACTCCAAGCCCGTGAGCGATCTCCTGCGGGAGCTGCAAAAGGAATCCACGCACGTCGCGATCGTCATCGACGAGTACGGCGGCACCGCCGGGCTCGTCACCCTCGAAGACCTCATCGAAGAGATCGTCGGCGAGATCGTGGACGAGTACGACACCGAGAGCGCCGAAGCCACCGAACTCGGCGACGGAACGTACCGCGTGAGCGCCCGGATGAGCATCGACGACCTCGGGGAGCTTTTCGACATCGAGCTCGACGACGACGAAGTGGACACCGTCGGCGGCCTGCTGGCCAAGGCCCTCGGCCGCGTACCCATCGTCGGCAGCACCGTAGAAGTAGACGGCGTAACACTGCGGGCGGAGCGGCTGGAAGGCCGCCGGAACCGCGTCAGCCACATCATTGCGGCGGCCGCACCAAAAGTAGACACTGACCTTGAAGACCTTCTCGACGAGGCCGAATCAATGCAACAGGGAGTTCCACGTGAGCAAGCAGAATAA
- a CDS encoding DUF3097 domain-containing protein, with translation MQYQTWGPQEIAAPAKNDLPEVPAERGMVLEEVQSGWVGAVTRVEKSGGMHVVALEDRCGKSRSFRLGFGFLLEGRPIRLMPPAPSGKPQGSGTAARTASGSVRVEGQRAQVAKASRIWVEGKHDAELVEKVWGDDLRVEGIVVEPLHGIDDLAGAVAAFRPGPGRRLGVLVDHLVPDSKESRIAAAVMASPGAAGNVLIVGHPYVDVWQAIRPSVLGIAQWPVVPRGTDWKTGILTAFGWPHSTKEDVGLGWQKLLGAVRTYADLEPALLGRVEEVIDFLTVP, from the coding sequence ATGCAGTACCAGACCTGGGGCCCGCAGGAGATTGCGGCGCCCGCAAAGAATGACTTGCCGGAAGTGCCAGCAGAGCGCGGGATGGTGCTCGAAGAGGTCCAGTCGGGCTGGGTGGGCGCGGTGACCCGCGTGGAGAAATCCGGCGGGATGCACGTCGTGGCGCTCGAGGACCGGTGCGGGAAATCGCGGTCGTTCCGCCTTGGTTTCGGGTTCCTCCTCGAAGGCCGGCCCATCCGGCTGATGCCCCCTGCCCCTTCCGGCAAACCGCAGGGATCCGGGACAGCGGCGCGGACGGCGTCGGGTTCCGTCAGGGTGGAGGGCCAGCGTGCCCAGGTGGCCAAGGCGAGCCGGATCTGGGTGGAGGGCAAGCACGACGCCGAACTCGTGGAAAAGGTCTGGGGTGACGACCTCCGGGTGGAGGGCATCGTCGTCGAGCCTCTTCACGGCATTGACGACCTGGCGGGGGCCGTCGCTGCGTTCCGCCCCGGACCGGGCAGGAGGCTGGGTGTGCTGGTTGACCACCTGGTGCCGGACTCCAAGGAGTCCAGGATCGCCGCGGCCGTCATGGCTTCTCCGGGCGCCGCCGGAAACGTGCTGATTGTGGGCCACCCGTACGTCGACGTCTGGCAGGCCATCAGGCCGTCCGTGCTCGGCATCGCGCAGTGGCCGGTGGTGCCCCGCGGGACCGACTGGAAAACGGGCATCCTCACGGCCTTCGGCTGGCCGCACTCCACGAAGGAAGATGTCGGGCTTGGCTGGCAGAAGCTGCTCGGCGCCGTGCGGACCTATGCCGACCTCGAGCCGGCCCTGCTAGGCAGGGTAGAAGAGGTCATCGACTTTCTCACTGTGCCGTAG
- a CDS encoding DUF4870 domain-containing protein, with the protein MAEDARDRRDTPSGQDLPQYHGVPANALPLTASEDRQWATLAHFGGILGCVPALLIYLIFRDRGPFTAQESKEALNFSLPPTIAAVLANLLVLLPVVGNIFAVLATLIWIALTCFSVSAGIHVNRGQPHRYQYNLRWIK; encoded by the coding sequence GTGGCAGAAGACGCTCGCGACCGCAGGGACACCCCGTCCGGCCAGGACCTGCCCCAGTACCATGGCGTTCCTGCCAATGCTCTGCCGCTGACGGCCAGCGAGGACAGGCAATGGGCCACGCTGGCCCACTTCGGTGGCATCCTGGGCTGCGTCCCGGCGCTGCTGATCTACCTGATCTTCCGCGACCGCGGGCCGTTCACGGCGCAGGAATCCAAAGAAGCCCTCAACTTCTCGCTGCCCCCCACCATCGCGGCGGTCCTCGCGAACCTCCTGGTGCTGCTTCCCGTGGTCGGCAACATCTTCGCTGTGCTGGCGACCCTCATCTGGATTGCCCTGACGTGCTTCTCAGTGTCCGCGGGCATCCACGTCAACCGCGGCCAGCCGCACCGGTACCAGTACAACCTGCGCTGGATCAAGTAG
- a CDS encoding 16S rRNA (uracil(1498)-N(3))-methyltransferase: protein MSNPVFFTTAGALDDAAPGSQFTLDGAEARHAVTVKRLAVGESVDIADGAGKRLTGTVSSVAPAALTVECASVAVEERPDVRLVLVQALAKGDRDELAIETSTELGIDAVVPWQSERSIVRWKGDRAAKAHAKWQSAVTAAAKQARRAWIPDVRSAVDTQGLAAAVSAAGLAVILHEDAVKPLRQVLEGWRDAGLPEDGGPAEILLIVGPEGGISPREVTRLCGEGAVTALLGPHVLRSSTAGPAAVVVASDVLGRW from the coding sequence GTGAGCAACCCCGTATTCTTCACCACCGCCGGAGCGCTGGACGACGCGGCGCCGGGATCGCAATTCACGCTGGACGGGGCCGAGGCGCGCCATGCCGTCACGGTCAAGCGGCTGGCAGTGGGGGAGAGCGTTGATATCGCCGACGGCGCCGGCAAGAGGCTCACCGGGACCGTGTCGAGCGTGGCGCCGGCGGCGCTGACGGTCGAATGTGCATCCGTCGCCGTTGAGGAGCGGCCTGACGTTCGCCTGGTCCTCGTGCAGGCGCTGGCCAAAGGCGACCGTGACGAACTCGCGATCGAGACTTCGACCGAACTCGGCATCGACGCAGTCGTGCCCTGGCAGTCGGAACGCTCCATCGTCCGGTGGAAGGGCGACCGTGCGGCGAAGGCCCACGCCAAGTGGCAGTCCGCCGTGACGGCCGCGGCGAAGCAGGCGCGCCGTGCCTGGATACCGGATGTCCGCTCCGCCGTCGATACCCAGGGCCTGGCCGCCGCGGTGTCGGCTGCCGGCCTTGCGGTGATCCTTCACGAGGACGCGGTCAAGCCGCTGCGGCAGGTTCTGGAGGGGTGGCGCGACGCCGGCCTGCCGGAGGACGGCGGACCCGCCGAGATTCTCCTCATCGTCGGGCCCGAGGGCGGCATCAGCCCCAGGGAAGTCACCAGGCTATGCGGGGAGGGAGCGGTGACGGCCCTCCTTGGGCCGCACGTGCTGCGGTCGTCCACCGCCGGACCGGCCGCCGTCGTCGTCGCGAGTGATGTCCTGGGCCGCTGGTAA
- a CDS encoding GerMN domain-containing protein — translation MRSAVLLGLFPAALLLSGCIADSDPAVTSSNVPSTSQRAAGTDGVPTTSAPLETMQSSNKAPVYWIGRSNSNVFLYREFRDVPDEENPITRALRAMMSETPLDPDYFTPWQNPKNLATSISGTNVITVDVSADAFNANLDADMAQRAIQQLVYTATAAGASSGLIDAGQQIEVVILVDGHTDYVAFKHVKLGSPTSRSAGMVAPVWIIDPQQGVEVADGRVKITGRSTVPGGKLHWQILKVQENGDKQRYLAGETTAAKEPGASGAFNMAVNLGPGSYEIRVSQINPSQPAEELNVDSRGFTVR, via the coding sequence ATGCGCTCCGCGGTGCTCCTTGGGCTGTTCCCTGCCGCCTTGCTGCTGTCCGGCTGCATCGCCGACTCCGACCCCGCCGTCACATCATCGAACGTTCCCTCCACTTCCCAGCGCGCCGCGGGTACCGACGGCGTTCCCACCACCAGCGCGCCGCTGGAGACCATGCAGTCCTCGAACAAGGCGCCGGTGTACTGGATCGGGCGGAGCAACAGCAACGTCTTCCTCTACCGGGAGTTCCGGGATGTTCCGGACGAGGAGAACCCGATCACCCGGGCCTTGCGGGCCATGATGTCTGAAACACCCCTGGATCCGGACTACTTCACGCCCTGGCAGAACCCCAAGAACCTCGCGACGTCGATCTCGGGCACCAACGTCATCACGGTGGATGTGTCTGCCGACGCCTTCAACGCCAATCTCGACGCCGACATGGCCCAGCGGGCCATCCAGCAGCTTGTTTACACCGCGACGGCAGCGGGCGCGAGTTCCGGCCTGATCGACGCCGGCCAGCAGATTGAAGTCGTGATCCTAGTGGACGGGCACACCGACTACGTGGCTTTCAAGCACGTCAAGCTCGGCTCGCCCACGTCACGCAGCGCCGGGATGGTGGCGCCGGTGTGGATCATCGATCCCCAGCAGGGCGTGGAAGTCGCCGACGGCCGGGTCAAGATCACCGGGCGCAGCACCGTTCCCGGCGGCAAGCTGCACTGGCAGATCCTCAAGGTCCAGGAAAACGGCGACAAGCAGCGCTATCTGGCTGGCGAAACCACTGCGGCGAAAGAGCCGGGGGCCTCCGGAGCCTTCAACATGGCAGTCAATCTCGGACCGGGCAGCTACGAGATCCGGGTTTCCCAGATCAATCCCAGCCAGCCCGCCGAGGAACTGAACGTGGACTCGCGGGGTTTCACCGTACGCTAG
- the era gene encoding GTPase Era yields MSKQNKADGGGPFGGYHAGFSVLVGRPNAGKSTLTNALVGKKVAITSAKPQTTRHTIRGIVHREDAQLILVDTPGLHRPRTLLGKRLNDLVADTLAEVDAIGFCLPANEKIGPGDKYIAAQLAAVGRKPIIAIVTKADLVDRQALTEQLLAVAALGREVLGEEGWKDIVPVSATDGFQVGTVADVLISHMPPSPPLYPDGELTDEPEAVMVAELIREAALEGVRDELPHSLAVVVDEIVPREGRAEDNQLLDVRVNLYVERPSQKAIIIGKGGSRLREVGTNARKGIEALLGTRIYLDLHVKVAKDWQRDPKQLVKLGF; encoded by the coding sequence GTGAGCAAGCAGAATAAGGCCGACGGCGGCGGACCCTTCGGCGGTTACCACGCCGGATTCTCCGTCCTGGTGGGCCGGCCGAACGCCGGAAAGTCCACCCTGACCAACGCCCTGGTGGGCAAGAAGGTTGCCATTACGTCGGCGAAGCCGCAGACCACGCGGCACACCATTCGGGGCATCGTGCACCGCGAGGACGCCCAGCTGATCCTGGTTGACACGCCCGGGCTGCACCGTCCGCGGACCTTGCTGGGCAAGCGCCTCAATGACCTCGTCGCCGACACGCTCGCCGAGGTGGACGCCATCGGGTTCTGCCTTCCGGCCAACGAGAAGATCGGCCCCGGCGACAAATACATTGCCGCCCAGCTCGCAGCCGTGGGACGCAAGCCGATCATCGCCATCGTCACCAAGGCCGACCTCGTGGACCGCCAGGCGCTGACCGAACAGCTGCTGGCCGTCGCCGCGCTGGGACGGGAAGTTCTCGGCGAGGAAGGCTGGAAGGACATCGTTCCCGTGTCAGCGACCGACGGGTTCCAGGTTGGCACAGTGGCGGACGTCCTGATCAGCCACATGCCGCCGTCGCCGCCGCTTTACCCCGACGGCGAGCTGACCGATGAGCCGGAAGCTGTCATGGTGGCGGAACTCATCCGCGAGGCCGCGCTGGAGGGCGTGCGGGACGAGCTGCCGCACTCCCTGGCGGTCGTCGTCGACGAGATCGTGCCGCGCGAAGGCCGGGCCGAGGACAACCAGCTCCTGGATGTCCGGGTAAACCTCTACGTGGAGCGCCCCTCCCAGAAGGCGATCATCATCGGCAAGGGCGGAAGCAGGCTGCGGGAGGTTGGCACGAACGCACGCAAAGGCATCGAAGCCCTGCTGGGGACGCGCATCTACCTAGACCTCCACGTGAAGGTCGCCAAGGACTGGCAGCGCGATCCCAAGCAGCTGGTCAAGCTCGGTTTCTGA
- a CDS encoding PhoH family protein, giving the protein MTESANGKRRLNTGDRTTGEFPHTLPGVRTEVVIFDNSDQMVQSLGSHDEALRFIEDQFPAVSFHVRGNELSISGPAADVPRIMRLLHEVRGLVARGTVITPAVLQQLVLLLRSQSLQNPVDVLTHDILSSRGKTIRPKTLNQKNYVDAIDANTVIFGIGPAGTGKTYLAMAKAVQALQQKEVSRIILTRPAVEAGERLGFLPGTLSDKIDPYLRPLYDALHDMIDPESIPRLMAAGTIEVAPLAYMRGRTLNDAFIILDEAQNTTPEQMKMFLTRLGFGSKMVVTGDVTQVDLPFGTRSGLRIVEEILQGIDDVNFSFLDSADVVRHRLVGDIVNAYSIWDDVQRNRVKHSAPRERRGEHA; this is encoded by the coding sequence ATGACTGAATCAGCAAACGGAAAGCGCCGCCTCAACACCGGAGACCGCACTACAGGTGAATTCCCCCATACTCTCCCCGGTGTCCGGACGGAGGTGGTCATCTTCGACAACTCTGATCAGATGGTCCAGTCCCTCGGAAGCCACGACGAAGCCCTGCGCTTCATCGAGGACCAGTTCCCGGCGGTCAGTTTCCACGTCCGCGGCAATGAACTCTCAATCAGCGGTCCGGCGGCCGACGTACCAAGGATCATGCGGCTGCTCCACGAGGTGCGCGGCCTGGTGGCCCGCGGCACGGTGATCACCCCGGCCGTCCTGCAGCAGCTGGTCCTGCTGCTCCGCAGCCAGTCGCTGCAGAATCCGGTGGATGTGCTGACCCACGACATTCTGTCCAGCCGCGGCAAGACCATCCGCCCCAAGACGCTGAACCAGAAGAACTATGTGGATGCCATCGATGCCAACACCGTGATTTTCGGAATTGGCCCGGCAGGCACGGGCAAGACCTATCTGGCGATGGCGAAGGCCGTGCAGGCCCTGCAGCAGAAGGAAGTCAGCCGGATCATCCTTACGCGCCCCGCGGTTGAGGCGGGCGAGCGGCTGGGATTCCTGCCTGGCACGCTCAGCGACAAGATCGATCCCTATCTCCGCCCGTTGTACGACGCACTGCACGACATGATTGACCCGGAGTCCATTCCGCGGCTCATGGCGGCGGGCACCATTGAAGTCGCCCCCCTCGCATATATGAGGGGCCGGACGCTCAATGACGCCTTCATCATCCTGGACGAGGCGCAGAACACCACGCCGGAACAGATGAAGATGTTCCTGACCCGGCTGGGCTTCGGATCGAAGATGGTGGTCACCGGCGACGTCACCCAGGTGGACCTTCCGTTCGGAACCCGCTCCGGGCTCCGCATTGTGGAGGAGATCCTCCAGGGCATAGACGACGTCAACTTTTCCTTCCTGGATTCCGCGGACGTGGTCCGCCACCGGCTGGTCGGCGACATCGTCAACGCCTACAGCATCTGGGACGACGTACAGCGAAACCGGGTCAAGCATTCCGCTCCCCGGGAGAGGCGCGGAGAGCACGCATGA
- the dnaJ gene encoding molecular chaperone DnaJ, giving the protein MSSHYDVLGVSPEATGEEIKKAYRKLARTLHPDVNPGEDASDQFKAVTHAYEVLSDPQKRRVYDTTGNENGTDNGFGGGGYAGQGFAFQDIFDTFFGAGGTSGPASRVRRGQDALISIRIDLRDAVFGVNKKIEVDTAVTCPTCDGSCCREGSHPERCDICGGSGQVQRAVRSILGQVMTAAPCGSCEGFGTVIKDPCNECNGQGRIRSRRSLTIKVPAGVATGTRIQLSGQGEAGPAGGPSGDLYVEIRVNNDATYVRDGDDLHATLNIPMTAAALGTELSLDTFDGKQEIDVKAGTQSGEIITLRGLGVTHLRGYGRGDLKVHLQVETPSKLDPAQEDLLRQLAKLRGEQFSEGKLAASGGVFAKLRDRFGNL; this is encoded by the coding sequence TTGAGCAGCCACTACGACGTTCTTGGAGTCTCCCCGGAAGCCACCGGCGAAGAGATCAAAAAGGCCTACCGCAAACTGGCCCGCACCCTGCACCCGGACGTCAACCCCGGAGAAGATGCCTCGGACCAGTTCAAGGCCGTCACGCATGCCTACGAGGTGCTGTCCGATCCGCAGAAGCGCCGGGTCTACGACACCACAGGCAACGAGAACGGCACTGACAACGGCTTCGGCGGCGGCGGCTACGCCGGGCAGGGGTTCGCGTTCCAAGACATTTTTGACACCTTCTTCGGCGCGGGGGGAACCTCAGGTCCGGCGTCGCGGGTCCGCAGGGGGCAGGACGCCCTCATCAGCATCCGGATCGACCTGCGCGACGCCGTCTTCGGCGTCAACAAGAAGATCGAGGTGGATACCGCGGTCACCTGCCCCACGTGCGACGGGTCATGCTGCCGCGAGGGTAGCCACCCGGAACGCTGCGACATCTGCGGCGGCAGCGGCCAGGTCCAGCGGGCCGTTCGCTCCATCCTCGGACAGGTGATGACGGCCGCCCCGTGCGGTTCCTGCGAAGGCTTCGGAACGGTCATCAAGGACCCCTGCAACGAGTGCAACGGCCAGGGCCGGATCCGCAGCCGCAGGTCCCTCACCATCAAGGTTCCGGCGGGCGTGGCCACCGGCACCCGGATCCAGCTCTCCGGACAGGGTGAAGCCGGCCCGGCCGGCGGACCCTCGGGCGACCTCTACGTGGAGATCCGGGTCAACAACGACGCCACCTACGTCCGCGACGGCGACGACCTCCATGCCACCCTGAACATCCCCATGACTGCCGCGGCCCTTGGCACCGAACTGAGCCTGGACACTTTCGACGGGAAACAGGAGATCGACGTCAAGGCGGGCACCCAGTCCGGCGAAATCATCACCCTCCGCGGCCTCGGCGTCACGCACCTGCGGGGCTACGGCCGCGGTGACCTCAAGGTGCACCTGCAGGTTGAGACGCCGTCGAAGCTTGATCCTGCGCAGGAAGACCTGCTGCGGCAGCTTGCGAAGCTCCGGGGCGAGCAGTTCTCCGAGGGCAAGCTCGCGGCCAGCGGAGGCGTCTTCGCCAAGCTCCGGGACCGCTTCGGTAACCTGTAG
- the hemW gene encoding radical SAM family heme chaperone HemW — translation MPSVLPLGDPAPSDGLLPPQALEGAADRAFGLYVHIPFCAVRCGYCDFNTYTATELGGGASQDAYASTAISEVGFAARALEQSGLPARRLRTVFFGGGTPTLLPAEDLARILRAAISEWGIEPGAEVTTEANPDSVTPESLRVLADAGFTRVSFGMQSAVPHVLKVLDRTHTPGRVPLVVQWAREAGLAVSLDLIYGTPGESLEDWRYSLETALSYRPDHISAYALIVEDGTKLAAQIRRGEVPGIDDDDHAAKYELADQLISDAGLDWYEVSNWSVTPEQACRHNLAYWRGDDWWGIGPGAHSHVGGVRWWNVKHPTAYAGRLASGVSPAAGRETLDAETRQVETVMLEARLASGLAVASLSALGRHAVAGLIADGLVSPAEAFRGRLVLTLKGRLLADAVVRRILPD, via the coding sequence ATGCCTAGCGTTCTTCCCTTGGGCGACCCGGCGCCGTCGGACGGTCTCCTGCCGCCGCAGGCGCTGGAAGGTGCCGCGGACCGGGCTTTCGGGCTCTACGTGCACATCCCGTTCTGCGCCGTACGCTGTGGCTACTGCGACTTCAACACGTACACCGCGACGGAGCTGGGTGGCGGCGCGTCGCAGGATGCCTATGCCTCCACGGCCATCTCCGAGGTGGGATTCGCCGCCCGCGCGCTGGAGCAGTCGGGCCTTCCTGCCCGCCGGCTCCGCACAGTGTTCTTCGGCGGCGGGACCCCCACGCTCCTTCCGGCTGAGGACCTGGCCCGGATACTCCGCGCCGCCATCAGCGAGTGGGGGATCGAACCGGGCGCCGAGGTCACCACGGAGGCCAATCCGGACTCCGTGACGCCCGAATCTCTCCGCGTGCTCGCCGACGCCGGCTTCACCAGGGTTTCTTTCGGCATGCAGTCCGCCGTGCCCCACGTCCTGAAGGTTCTGGACCGCACGCACACACCCGGCCGCGTTCCGCTGGTGGTGCAGTGGGCGCGCGAGGCGGGGCTGGCCGTGAGCCTGGACCTCATTTACGGCACGCCCGGTGAATCGCTTGAGGACTGGCGCTACTCGCTGGAGACCGCGCTTTCCTACCGCCCGGACCACATCAGCGCCTACGCGCTCATTGTGGAGGACGGCACCAAGCTCGCGGCGCAGATCCGCAGGGGCGAGGTTCCGGGGATTGACGACGACGACCACGCCGCCAAGTATGAACTCGCCGACCAGCTGATTTCCGACGCCGGCCTTGACTGGTACGAGGTCAGCAACTGGTCCGTCACGCCGGAACAGGCGTGCCGGCACAACCTTGCCTACTGGCGCGGCGACGACTGGTGGGGGATCGGACCCGGGGCTCACTCGCACGTCGGCGGCGTGCGCTGGTGGAACGTCAAGCATCCCACCGCCTACGCCGGACGGCTCGCCTCGGGCGTCTCTCCGGCGGCAGGGCGCGAAACCCTCGACGCCGAAACCCGCCAGGTGGAGACGGTCATGCTCGAGGCCCGGCTGGCGTCAGGCCTGGCCGTGGCTTCGCTGTCCGCCTTGGGCAGGCACGCCGTGGCAGGGCTCATTGCTGACGGTCTCGTGTCACCCGCGGAGGCATTCCGGGGCCGGCTGGTCCTCACGCTCAAAGGCCGGCTGCTGGCGGATGCCGTTGTCCGAAGGATCCTGCCGGATTAA